The proteins below are encoded in one region of Syntrophotalea carbinolica DSM 2380:
- a CDS encoding pilus assembly FimT family protein, whose product MLPQKGFTLIELVVTVVLIGILAAVALPRFFDVTAITSRGFYDEMVQAARYGQKLAVASGCDVEFSISGGSFALHQRAISCISGAFTRDVPRPAGSGSFSSSAPSGVSLSASSSSVVFDSLGRATPGGVTVSVDGRSFTIIGESGYVDGL is encoded by the coding sequence ATGCTGCCACAAAAAGGCTTTACCCTGATCGAATTGGTCGTTACCGTGGTGCTGATCGGCATCCTGGCAGCTGTGGCTTTGCCGCGTTTTTTTGACGTGACGGCTATCACAAGTCGTGGTTTTTATGATGAAATGGTGCAAGCGGCGCGGTACGGCCAGAAGCTGGCGGTCGCCAGTGGCTGTGATGTGGAGTTCAGCATTTCCGGCGGCAGTTTCGCTCTGCATCAGAGGGCGATAAGCTGTATCAGCGGGGCCTTTACCCGGGACGTTCCTCGTCCGGCCGGAAGTGGTTCCTTTTCCTCCTCCGCACCATCGGGTGTGTCTCTATCAGCATCTTCTTCGTCGGTTGTTTTCGATTCCCTCGGGCGGGCCACCCCCGGTGGAGTCACGGTATCTGTGGATGGGCGGAGTTTTACCATCATCGGCGAGAGCGGTTATGTGGATGGGTTATGA
- a CDS encoding type IV pilus minor pilin MshP, giving the protein MMSEGLLGSQKGFSIVTALFILLVLAVLGGFMVTMSGVQSRTSVWALQGARAYHAARSGLEWGGYGALTSGACVSDSFPVEGFTVTVFCGEESYVEGGQNYKVYSLTSLAEMGSYGSAEYISRQLRARITGATP; this is encoded by the coding sequence ATGATGTCTGAAGGCTTGCTCGGTTCGCAGAAGGGCTTTTCCATCGTCACGGCCCTGTTTATCCTGCTGGTGCTGGCGGTGCTGGGCGGCTTCATGGTCACCATGAGCGGCGTGCAGAGCCGTACCTCTGTGTGGGCGCTGCAGGGTGCGCGCGCTTACCATGCCGCCCGTAGCGGCTTGGAGTGGGGAGGGTATGGTGCCCTGACCAGCGGCGCCTGCGTGTCGGACAGCTTCCCTGTCGAGGGCTTTACCGTAACCGTGTTCTGCGGCGAGGAGTCCTATGTCGAGGGGGGCCAGAATTACAAGGTTTACAGTCTGACCTCCCTTGCAGAAATGGGAAGTTACGGCAGTGCTGAATACATCTCGAGGCAGTTACGGGCCAGGATTACGGGGGCGACGCCATGA
- a CDS encoding prepilin-type N-terminal cleavage/methylation domain-containing protein: MSMTGSGKHSGGFTLIELVVSMVVVSIALGGVLMVMNYTVQHSADPMLQHQAVAIAESYLEEVLLRSYADPDGSDGETVRSLLDDVDDYDGWADTGACDQEGTAITGLESYTVSVAVDDAVLNTVACKKVTVTVSHPTGINLKLSGYRTNY; encoded by the coding sequence ATGAGTATGACCGGCTCCGGTAAACATAGCGGGGGATTTACCCTCATCGAATTGGTGGTCTCCATGGTGGTGGTTTCCATCGCCCTGGGCGGGGTGCTGATGGTGATGAACTACACTGTTCAGCACAGCGCCGATCCCATGTTGCAGCACCAGGCGGTGGCTATCGCCGAATCCTATCTTGAAGAGGTCCTGTTGCGGTCATATGCGGACCCGGATGGGAGCGATGGTGAAACGGTGCGTAGTCTGCTGGATGACGTGGACGATTACGACGGCTGGGCGGATACCGGGGCCTGTGATCAGGAAGGAACCGCCATTACCGGGCTGGAATCTTATACGGTGTCGGTGGCTGTTGATGATGCGGTGTTGAATACGGTGGCCTGCAAGAAAGTGACGGTGACGGTGAGTCATCCGACCGGTATCAACCTGAAATTGAGCGGTTATCGCACGAATTATTGA
- a CDS encoding PulJ/GspJ family protein, with amino-acid sequence MQQLTARHDAQHGFTLIEMIVVIVIIGILAALGGIFITRPIEGFLDLSRRATLVDAAESALRRMQRDVRQALPNSVRIGCGGQCLELLHTVDGGRYRAGGPGNVLDFIQPDADGFDVLGTLTAAPDTGDALVIYNLTATGTTANAYSGDNRRTVAAGSSASSIVLASPLPFPFSSPYQRFFLVDEPVSYVCDTAAGTLTRYAGYAIASSQSASPGGTSALMTRHLAACSFDYYSGTPERGGLVSLRLQLAEEGETITLLHQIHVENAP; translated from the coding sequence ATGCAGCAGCTTACTGCCCGTCATGATGCCCAACATGGCTTCACCTTGATCGAAATGATTGTGGTGATCGTGATTATCGGTATCCTCGCGGCTTTGGGCGGCATCTTTATCACGCGTCCTATCGAGGGTTTTCTCGATCTGTCGCGGCGCGCAACTCTGGTCGATGCCGCGGAAAGTGCCCTGCGTCGCATGCAGCGCGATGTGCGCCAGGCTCTGCCCAACAGCGTTCGTATCGGGTGCGGCGGCCAGTGTCTTGAACTGCTGCATACGGTGGACGGTGGTCGTTATCGGGCCGGCGGTCCGGGCAATGTGCTTGATTTTATCCAGCCGGACGCTGACGGTTTCGATGTGCTGGGGACCTTGACCGCAGCGCCGGATACCGGAGATGCTCTGGTGATTTACAATCTGACAGCCACGGGTACCACCGCCAATGCCTATTCCGGCGATAACCGGCGAACCGTGGCTGCGGGCAGCAGTGCATCATCCATCGTGCTCGCTAGCCCGCTACCTTTTCCGTTTTCTTCTCCCTATCAGCGCTTTTTCCTGGTCGACGAACCGGTCAGCTACGTGTGCGACACGGCGGCCGGCACCCTGACGCGATACGCCGGGTATGCCATCGCCAGTTCCCAATCGGCCAGCCCCGGTGGCACTTCCGCCCTCATGACCCGGCATCTGGCCGCATGTTCCTTCGACTATTACTCCGGCACTCCGGAACGGGGAGGGCTGGTATCCTTGCGCCTGCAACTGGCCGAAGAGGGGGAAACCATTACCCTGCTGCATCAAATCCATGTGGAGAACGCGCCATGA
- a CDS encoding LamG domain-containing protein, with the protein MICRTGAFGNRLPGFPAAFLVLLLMVVGMAWPRYAYADCSPYVGAMVINEVYELGGEAWVEVRLLDDSVPASEYQQWSIQVCAKGGGGGHCGTYDIADGEVLYPDTYPYWIRLNVSDKDVNLQRNGGMDVVLEDENGKAIDYLSVNNYDDHAPYDHWPYCNSFLYPTTTGALDSDLKGVYRDPDGTGPWLQLGESGANGEPSEGYDNNTMEGLVAHYALEENANDSSINGHDGSSQGTVSYERAVICDGVVLDGSGYLMVPDNDAFDLRKSLTVSAWIRADSLSVSGHDNLYTILSKDTNYEFHVRGDGSLYWWWSGGSFATGAGLVEPGEWYHFAAVYSWSDKIMYIYLNGQQVASYVYSSQFTANTDPLYIGTDKGNSTGDWPERRFYGAIDEVHIYNNALSQASIAELMNQTNPCGLPVPLAEWRFDECSYDGSAALAEDAQGSYDATVQGTVTSEAEAVVGRSATLDEYTDAFTLNTDVPMPDDWTVSVWFKMPFVNDNGAQYHVLGAMAGGGNDLLWVDDTSNYRWGCWAGYDYDYGLFSFASLADGWHHLVAVGSYGKTRLYIDGSYRDTIALQGNGNLHYLGTSYEKVNGREEGFRAPLDEFLVFDGVLTLPQIQTLYQLQAEGRNLDGTLRSDIICGPAIDHFEIVHDGSALTCAPETVTVRACADDADPCTPYTDDVEITLSPSGWIDGDTQTLSAGSGTFRLRHTTAETVTLSVTGNPAADQSVQCVDAGGGDSCSMVFHESGFLFDVSDMQACTDEEGITFSAVRADATAEHCIGDDSFAGTTRDVAFWSTYQEPGTGTLALVVNDTTVAGADPGTGVSLTFDSEANSTLKVRYSDAGRLLLSARFTGSGEESGLVMEGSDSFVVTPDHLRVRASTDGTTLLDNTTSTGDPLWPAGEDFEVEVAGVCADGTVTPNFAAATTLAATAGNPAAGTFTGGPFAAVDYIDGVVSDSASYSEVGTVTLQAQAANYLGSGIAVTGSATIGRFTPHHFTASVNSPSFATGCSSGGFTYVGQAFAYADAPVITVTAKNKQGDTTANYTGEWWKIAGTTLSGKTYSAADGSLDVSGIPAADPVVSDIGGGMGLLSFDAGSGLSFVRSDPVAPFDADISLAINVFDADGIAADANPVSFGEATAGNGIAFDAGKDMRWGRLAMKNAYGSELVALSMPMRSEYFTGDAFVQNLEDGCTALALSQLTLNNGTTSVSGDQAIAVGSGSSSAALLSPLLAGDAGLTFSAPGSPGYIDVKADLSLLPWLRYDWDGDGSHDDDPTARASFGIYRGRPGMIYIRESFRQAGP; encoded by the coding sequence ATGATATGCCGGACAGGTGCATTCGGAAACAGGTTACCGGGTTTCCCAGCGGCGTTTCTGGTGCTGCTGCTTATGGTTGTCGGGATGGCATGGCCCCGCTATGCCTACGCCGATTGTTCCCCTTACGTGGGGGCCATGGTCATCAACGAAGTCTACGAACTCGGCGGGGAAGCCTGGGTGGAGGTGCGTTTGCTGGATGACTCGGTACCGGCGAGCGAGTACCAGCAGTGGTCCATCCAGGTATGCGCCAAGGGCGGTGGCGGCGGACACTGCGGAACCTATGATATTGCCGATGGCGAAGTGCTTTATCCGGACACTTACCCCTACTGGATCCGGTTGAATGTCAGTGATAAGGACGTCAATCTGCAGCGCAACGGCGGTATGGATGTGGTGCTGGAGGACGAAAACGGCAAAGCCATCGATTACCTGTCCGTCAACAATTACGACGACCACGCACCTTACGATCACTGGCCATATTGCAATAGTTTTCTTTACCCTACCACCACCGGGGCCCTGGATTCCGATCTCAAGGGTGTTTATCGCGATCCCGACGGCACCGGTCCCTGGCTGCAGTTGGGGGAGTCCGGCGCCAATGGCGAACCTTCCGAGGGGTATGACAACAACACCATGGAGGGCCTGGTGGCCCATTATGCCCTTGAGGAAAACGCGAACGACAGCAGTATCAATGGCCATGACGGCAGCAGTCAGGGGACGGTAAGCTACGAGCGCGCCGTGATCTGCGATGGCGTTGTGCTGGATGGCAGCGGTTATCTGATGGTGCCCGACAACGATGCCTTCGATTTGCGCAAGTCGCTGACCGTCTCGGCCTGGATTCGGGCCGACAGCCTCAGTGTCAGCGGCCATGACAACCTGTATACCATTCTTTCCAAGGACACCAATTACGAATTCCATGTTCGTGGGGACGGTTCTTTGTACTGGTGGTGGAGCGGGGGCAGTTTCGCCACCGGGGCCGGTCTTGTCGAGCCGGGCGAGTGGTATCATTTCGCTGCCGTTTATTCCTGGTCCGACAAGATCATGTACATCTACTTGAACGGCCAGCAGGTGGCCAGTTATGTTTACTCGTCCCAGTTTACGGCAAACACCGATCCGCTCTATATCGGTACCGACAAGGGCAACAGTACCGGGGATTGGCCTGAGCGCCGCTTTTACGGCGCTATCGACGAAGTGCATATCTATAACAACGCCCTGAGTCAGGCGAGCATTGCCGAGTTGATGAACCAAACGAACCCCTGCGGCTTGCCGGTTCCGCTGGCGGAGTGGCGGTTCGACGAATGCTCCTATGACGGTTCCGCTGCGCTGGCCGAGGATGCTCAGGGCAGCTATGACGCCACCGTACAGGGCACGGTAACCAGCGAGGCGGAGGCTGTGGTGGGCCGTTCCGCAACGCTGGATGAATACACCGATGCCTTTACCCTCAACACCGATGTGCCCATGCCCGATGACTGGACGGTCAGTGTCTGGTTCAAAATGCCGTTCGTCAACGATAACGGAGCGCAGTATCATGTGTTGGGTGCCATGGCCGGCGGCGGTAACGATCTCCTCTGGGTGGATGATACAAGCAATTATCGATGGGGTTGCTGGGCCGGTTACGATTATGATTACGGGTTGTTTTCTTTTGCCTCCCTGGCGGACGGCTGGCACCATCTGGTGGCGGTCGGCAGTTACGGCAAGACCCGGTTGTATATCGACGGCAGCTACCGCGACACCATTGCCCTGCAGGGCAACGGTAATCTGCATTATCTGGGCACCTCTTACGAAAAGGTCAATGGGCGGGAAGAAGGGTTTCGCGCGCCGCTGGATGAATTTCTGGTGTTCGACGGGGTGCTTACCCTCCCCCAGATCCAGACCCTCTACCAGTTGCAGGCCGAAGGCCGCAATCTGGACGGCACCCTGCGGTCCGATATCATATGCGGGCCGGCCATCGATCATTTCGAGATCGTTCATGACGGCTCGGCTTTGACCTGCGCGCCGGAAACGGTGACGGTGCGGGCCTGTGCCGACGACGCCGATCCCTGTACCCCGTATACCGATGATGTGGAGATCACGCTTTCGCCTTCCGGCTGGATCGATGGAGACACCCAGACCCTCTCGGCTGGAAGCGGCACTTTCCGGCTGCGGCATACCACCGCGGAGACCGTGACCCTCTCCGTTACCGGCAATCCGGCCGCGGATCAGTCTGTGCAGTGTGTCGATGCCGGCGGCGGGGATTCATGCAGCATGGTGTTTCACGAATCCGGCTTTCTGTTCGATGTGTCCGATATGCAGGCCTGTACCGATGAGGAGGGAATCACCTTTTCCGCCGTTCGCGCCGATGCCACGGCCGAACACTGCATCGGTGATGACAGCTTCGCGGGCACGACCCGCGATGTGGCTTTCTGGTCCACTTACCAGGAGCCGGGAACGGGTACCCTGGCTTTGGTGGTAAACGATACGACGGTCGCCGGAGCCGATCCGGGCACAGGGGTGTCTTTGACCTTCGATTCGGAAGCCAACAGTACTCTCAAGGTGCGATACTCCGATGCCGGTCGGTTACTGTTGTCCGCCCGTTTTACCGGCAGCGGCGAGGAGTCCGGCCTGGTGATGGAGGGCAGCGACAGTTTTGTCGTGACGCCGGATCATCTGCGGGTGCGGGCCAGCACCGACGGGACAACCTTGCTGGACAATACCACGTCCACAGGTGATCCGCTTTGGCCGGCGGGAGAGGATTTTGAGGTCGAAGTCGCCGGGGTATGCGCCGATGGCACGGTGACGCCCAACTTTGCCGCCGCGACCACTCTTGCCGCTACGGCAGGCAATCCCGCCGCCGGGACTTTTACCGGCGGTCCGTTTGCGGCAGTCGATTACATCGATGGGGTCGTCAGTGACAGCGCCAGCTACAGCGAGGTCGGTACCGTTACCCTGCAGGCGCAAGCGGCCAACTATCTCGGCAGCGGCATCGCCGTGACCGGCAGTGCGACCATCGGTCGTTTTACGCCGCATCACTTTACCGCCTCCGTTAACAGCCCCTCGTTTGCTACAGGGTGCAGCAGCGGTGGGTTTACCTATGTCGGGCAGGCTTTCGCTTATGCCGATGCCCCGGTGATTACGGTTACCGCCAAAAACAAGCAGGGAGACACGACAGCCAACTATACCGGCGAATGGTGGAAGATTGCCGGCACTACCCTTTCCGGGAAAACCTACAGCGCCGCCGACGGTTCCCTCGATGTTTCCGGGATCCCGGCCGCGGATCCGGTGGTCTCCGATATCGGCGGCGGTATGGGCTTGCTGAGTTTCGATGCCGGCAGCGGCCTGAGCTTTGTGCGCAGTGATCCGGTGGCGCCTTTCGATGCGGATATCAGCCTGGCCATCAATGTTTTCGATGCCGATGGCATCGCTGCCGATGCCAATCCGGTGTCCTTCGGCGAGGCCACCGCCGGCAACGGCATCGCCTTCGATGCCGGCAAGGATATGCGCTGGGGGCGTCTTGCTATGAAAAATGCCTACGGTTCGGAATTGGTGGCTCTTTCCATGCCCATGCGCAGCGAATATTTTACCGGGGATGCCTTTGTGCAGAATCTCGAGGACGGCTGTACCGCCCTGGCTCTTTCCCAGTTGACGCTGAATAACGGCACAACCAGCGTCAGTGGCGACCAAGCCATCGCCGTTGGCAGCGGCAGCAGTAGCGCAGCGCTGCTCAGCCCGTTGCTGGCCGGCGATGCCGGTCTGACATTCAGTGCTCCGGGCTCACCCGGCTATATCGATGTGAAGGCAGATCTGTCCCTGTTGCCCTGGTTGCGTTATGACTGGGACGGTGATGGCAGCCACGATGACGATCCCACCGCTCGGGCAAGTTTCGGGATTTACCGGGGGCGTCCGGGGATGATCTATATCCGCGAGAGTTTTCGCCAGGCGGGGCCTTGA
- a CDS encoding type II secretion system protein, which yields MRSQSGFTLIELVVVIVILGILAAVAVPKYVDMKTEAEVAAADGVYGAAQSAAALAFAEQLVKESPELSLITTGQTLLDAMEETPEGWQADNTGAVGTDVVGICYEPATDNDCDGETYYINIEEVGTASKKAVLSKSW from the coding sequence ATGAGAAGTCAAAGTGGTTTTACCTTGATTGAGTTGGTGGTGGTGATTGTGATTTTGGGGATTCTGGCAGCCGTTGCTGTGCCGAAGTACGTCGATATGAAAACGGAAGCGGAGGTGGCTGCAGCTGATGGCGTTTATGGTGCGGCGCAGTCTGCTGCGGCTCTCGCCTTTGCAGAGCAACTGGTTAAAGAGTCCCCTGAGTTATCGTTGATTACGACCGGTCAAACCCTTTTGGACGCTATGGAAGAAACTCCGGAAGGGTGGCAGGCGGATAATACCGGCGCGGTCGGTACTGACGTCGTCGGTATTTGCTATGAACCGGCCACTGATAACGATTGCGATGGCGAGACCTATTACATCAATATTGAAGAGGTAGGGACGGCTTCTAAAAAAGCTGTTTTGTCGAAGAGCTGGTAA